The stretch of DNA GCATTTATATCCCAATCATTAAAATTGCCGGAGAGTATCACCTGCCGCGCATCGTCGAATCCTTGCAGTTCGAACCGCACCATTTTGGTGACGCGCAAAACAGAGTTGAGTGTACTGTACTGATTGCGTCTTTTTTCAGGGTTGGCGGGGTCTTCCATCCATTTTCCATCCACAATGAATTTATACTCGTACACACCCGGTGCTAATGTCAGGTGCATTTCCCAGCCATCGGCCACGCGCTTCATTTGGATGGCCTCCTCGTCCCAATTGTTGAAAGTGCCCGTCAGGATGACTTTTTTGTTTTTTGTGTAGCCTTTTAGTTTGAACGACACATTGCCCGTGTCGCCAGAAGGGGGAGCGGGCGCATTCGGGTTTTTGATGTCGTACCAACCGATGATGCCCTGTTTTTTCAAAATAGAGTCGGGAGCCACCCAATGTGTCCCGTTGATGAGAAACTTGAACTGCCAATTGGGCGCGTCTTTGAAGTCTTTGAGGTTTTTGCGCAGCCGGTAGCGATATTCGTCCACGCGCTGCATCGTCCAGCCTTCTTTCGACCAGTTGTTGAATGCCCCCGTGACGGCCACTTCCAAGATATTGAGGTCGGCAAAATCAATCCCCGTGCTGTCGGAAGCGCGGACGGCAGCCTCGTAGGCACGTCGGTCGAACTCGAACACGACATCCTCGCCTTCAAAATAATAAGTGCCGTATTTGCTTTTGGCGGTATCAATCTGTGCCGTCGCCAAGCAGGAGATTGTTGCGAACAGGCATACCGCCACGCTTTTTCTCATACCCGAAGCCTTCCAAGCCTGCCGCGGGAAGACACACGGGGCATTTGCCAATGTATTAAATCGCATATTGTGCATTTTGACACTGATATAGTGGGATGATTGCCTATGGACGCACCTTCGCATAAAAAGTCAAGCGTCGTTTTCGGTAATTGATGCTGGTGGGGCGTTGCGACAAAAACTCATAGCCGAGCATACCATCCACGTTGATTTGGTAAGCGGCGTTGATTTCGCTCATGTTGGTCAGCAAGGTGGCCATGGGGCGCCATTGAAAAGTGTCCAATTGGGCATTTTGCAGCACGCCGCTCAGCACCTCTATGCTTTGGTTGCCCGTGCCACGCAGCTTCACCCGTTTTCTTATTTCAAAATTTTCTTTCAAAAAACGCTTTCCGGCGGCGGTGCTCAATAGGTTTTGTTCTGCGCCGGAATCCAGCGCAAAGAGTTTTTCCTGCTTGGAGCCGAATTTGAGCCAAACGGCGGCGACGTGCCCCTCTGTCTTGATGGGCGCATTGCCCAGCGGTTGGTATTCCCAGCGGGGCAGCGGCTCCAGCGGGTCGCCGTTGTTGTTTGTGCGAATCAGCACCAACAGCGAAGCCTCGTAGTCGAACAGTACCTCAAAATCCTGAAAAACCGCATAGCCAATCAAGCCGACCAAATCTATCCGCTTGGCATTTTCGATGTGCGTAAAGTCTATCAACTCCGCTCCCACATTGGCTTGCAAGAGGTTGTCGAGTTGAAACGTGTCCACCCGCGACGCGCCCAGCACCCGCACCTTGCCTGTCACGCCGCCGCCGTCCGTCAGCAAAGCGCCTCGTCCTTGCCCAAAATACCGATAGTTGAGCAGGAGGCCACTGGCACCCGTATCGAAGAAAAAATTGCCCTCCACGGTATCTACCCGTGCCCGCACGGTGATGAGCGTGCCAGTCAGGGTGAAAGGTATGCGGATGATGTTTGGCCCCAGCCACTCCGATTCTGTCAGCACCAGTTCCCATTGTGGCGGCGCGAGGGGCGCTGACGGCGACGGTGCTTTGTCGGGTGGCAAGCCACCTGATGAGTCAAGAAAGCCAGTCGAGGCAGTCACGAGGCCTATTAGCAGACAACAGTAAAAAAGGGAGCGAGAAAATCGTGTTTTCATAGTCGGCTCAAATATCGCCAAAATTACCATCGCGGCTGACGAGCGTCATTCTCAAAGAAGCGGGGGGCGGCTGACTTTTGCAAAAACACGAAATATGAAGAACGAACCTATCGCCAACCTGATGACCCGCAACGTGGTCACCGTCGAAATCCACGAACCGCTCGAAAGGGCACAGACCCTCATGCAACAACATCACATCCGCCATTTGCCCGTCACGAAGAAAGGCAAGTTGGTCGGCATCCTTAGCCTGACCGATTTGATGCGCCTGAGTTTTTCGGACCATTTCGGCGCTTTGGAGGCCGAGGCGGACGTGGCGATTTTCAGGATGCTCGGCATCCGCCACGTCATGAAATCGAACCCGGAGGTCATCATGCCCGACTTCACCGTGCGCGAGGCTGCCGAAATGCTCGCCAACCGCGAGTTTCACGCCCTGCCCGTCGTGGATGGCGGCGCAGTGGTCGGCATCGTGACGACCACCGACTTGATTCGATATTTTTTGGAAAAGATGGAGGATGGAGCGTGATGCGACTTCCCGAAACCTGCCGCAAGGTTTTGTGCCAAAAGTTTCGCGTTGAGTTTTGCCGCCAAACGAGGATTCGAGAGGCGCACGCTATTTTGGGCGTTTTTGCAAAAAAAAACGCTGCCCGCGTCGTTTGCCGCGCGACAGACATTTAACTTTGCCAACACGTTTTTTCTCTACAAACATCCTCTGCCATGAACGAAAAAATCTTGCCTTTTGCCATTTGCCTCCTGATGTGGGCGGTTGCCTGTCAAAAAGAAAACATCCCTGCCGAGCCGCAAAAAGTGCAGGATACTTGCCTCCAGCAGCAGTTTTCCAAGCGCCTCAAAAAAACAGTGACCACCCTCTACTATTGGGGCACAAACCTATCGCCCGATGTCAGAACGGCGGAATACTTTTTCGATGCCCAAAATCGCGTGGACAGCATCTTTTCAGACAATATCGCCGTGAAAATTCTCTACGCCCCCACCGGAGAGGTGGACAAAAGACTTGTCTATTACTGGGGCAAACCACAGAACATAGCCAGCGAGACCCATTATCACTACCAAAATGGGCAAGTCGTGAAATTCCAAACCTCCTACTACGCTGTGGACGGCACCTTGCAAAATTGGAGCTCCATCAATCATTTTGAGTGGAACGCCCAGGGCTTCTTGGAAAAAACGTGGCTGGAAGGCGGCAACGACAAGACCGTTTTCACCGTGGATGATTGTGGCAACATCCTCAAAACACAGGATTTCTACAACGACACCAACCTCGAACATCGGTTGGAGGTAGCAGAATATGCCGACACCTACAGCCCATACTACCTGATTGGCTTGCACAAAATTTATCCGGGCCACCACTCCGTCCACAACCCCATATTCAACCAAATCGTGCATTGGGATTGTGCCGATTACGACCCTTCCCCCATCCACAGCGAATATGAGTACGATGCGGACGGCTTACCCATCAAAATGAGCAACCCCTACCGCACCATCGAGTTTTTCTACCAATAACTGTCCAAATCGTAAATCCCAAATCGTAAATCCCAAATCGTAAATCCCAAATCGTAAATCCCAAATCGTAAATCGTAAATCGTTTCACCGCGACAAATACCCCCCATCAATCGGGTGATAACTCCCCGACACGAACGAAGACTTGTCGCTGCCCAGCCACACAATCAATTCCGCCACCTCTTCGCTGCGGCCCAATCGCCCGATGGGATGGAGCGACACGACCACCTTTTTCATTTCCTCGTCCAACGCACTCAACAAGGGCGTGTCAATGAACGCTGGCCCGACCACGTTGACGCGGATATTTTGCGCCGAATACTCAAGAGCCGCCGTTTGGGTCAGCCCCAGCAGCCCGTGTTTGGCCGACACATACGCCGACGCGCCCGCAAAACCCACCGCGCCGAGGATGGACGAAACATTCACAATGCTGCCGCCGCCGTTTTTTAGCATCGCCGCAATCTGGTATTTCATGCCGTAAAAAACACCGCTCAGGTTGACGCGGATGACCTGCTCCCAACCCTCGATGCTCAAATCGGCTATGGGGCTTTGCTCCCCGGAAATGCCCGCGTTATTCACCGCCACATCGAGCCGCCCATAGGCTTTGATGGTTTCCCCCACCAATTTTTCCATATCCGAAGGTTTGGAAACATCGGCCCGGACGAACATCGCCTCGCCCCCTTTGGCACGAATACGCGCAGCCACCGATTGGCCTTGCGCCTCATGAATGTCAGAAACAACCACCCGCGCGCCTTCGCGGGCAAACAGTTCGGCGGTTGCTTGTCCGATGCCGGAGGCAGCGCCTGTGACGATGACTGATTTGCCTTTCATAGTTTTGATTTTTTGTAAAAACTTAGGCAGCACCAGGCGCATAAGGCTCGGTTGACAAGCCTACAGGTTTTGACGGGATTTACAAGATTTACAGGATTTTTGGCGGCGAAGCCACTTCATTCAACCTGTAAATCCTGTCAAAAATTCAATGTCTGCTGCCCTGCCTAAGTTTTTACGATTTTTATGAAAAAAACGTGCTGCAAAAATCGAGTTAGGCAACACCCGTCACCAATGACGCAGGTCAGCCGTTCGGCTGATGTTGGAGACGACTCAAATAAACCGCCACCAATGCCGCCGCCACGGCGCTGACCAAAAAGGCCGCCGCAGGCCCCACAGCATACCAAATCACACCAATCATGCTACTGGCCAATAGGGCGCAGATGCTCTGAAACGCGGTGTAGGCGCCGATGGCAGTAGCCGTGTCCTTGCGCTCGCAGATATTGGTGAGCCATGCTTTCGCCACCCCTTCCGTAGCCGCCGCATATATGCCGTAGAGGAAAAAAAGCGCGAGAAAAACGGGCTGGGCAGAAGCGAACGCCATGCCCGCATACACGGTGGCAAACAGCAACAACCCACCCACGAACACCCGCTTCATGCCCAACCGGTCAGCCACGACACCCAAAGGATAGGCGGCGAGCGCATACACGATATTGTAGAAAATATACACCCCGAGCACGGTCGCGTCGCTCCAGCCAGCCTCCTTGATTTTCAGCAGCAGGAACACATCCGAGCTGTTGAACAGGGCAAATACCAGCAAGCCGCCCGTGAGTCGGCGATACTGCGTCGAGCTGTTTTTCCAATAACGCGCAAAATCCCAGAAACCCGGCTTGGCCGCTGCGCCTTCTCGTCTCGCTTTTGGCTGCTCCCGAATGAGCATCGTCAGCGCCACCGCAAGCAAGCCCGGCACAAAGGCCAGCAGGAAAAGCAAAGCGTATTGCCCGGGATAGAAATGCAAAAAAAGCAAGGCCAGCAGCGGCCCCACCACCGCGCCAAGCGTGTCCATAGAGCGATGAAGGCCAAAAACCCGACCTTTTGTGGCAGGCGTGGCCTCATCCGAGAGCAGGGCATCGCGGGCACCCGTGCGAATCCCTTTGCCCAAGCGGTCGAGGGTGCGCGCGAAAAACACCCACAGCGGGTACACGAACGCGGCCAGCATGGGCTTAGAGATGGCACTGAGCGCATAGCCAAGTTGCACGAACGGCAGCCGTCGGCCAGTCGTGTCGCTGAGCTTGCCAAAATAGCCTTTGCTCAACCCAGCGGTTGCCTCTGCCACCCCTTCCAGCACCCCGATAAGCACAATGGAAAACCCAATGCTTTTGAGATAGACAGGCATGACCGGATAAAGCATTTCGCTGGCCATGTCAGTGAAAAGACTGACAAGCGAAAGCATCCAGATGTTGCGGGTGATGATGGTCGGACGTTGCATTTTATACCTTGATTCGTTAGGATTTGTCAGATGCCCATGATTGATGTTCTTGATTTTTAGCAGATTGCGCGTTGGGCCGTGCCCAAAACTTGGCGGTGCGAGGTATATTTGTGTGAAAGTGTCAGATTTTGAGTGGTTCCCGCCGCGATTAGCGTTCTCACCAAGCGCACTCCTCGCTATATGCCAAGCCCCCCCTCACTCCGCCGCTTCTGCTTGGTGAAAAAACACTAAGCAAGGCTAAAACTCCCAATTTGCATGGGTTGGCAAATCAGGAGCGTTTTATGATAAAAGTCACGTCCACCGGTGAGCAAAGTTCTGTAAATTGATATTCGAAGAGGGCGAATTTTGGAACAACAAAATTCAAATTCCTTCCAAACTATGAAATATCAGACTGGCATTTGGCTCGACTTCAAAGACGCTTACATTATTGCCTTCGATGAGGAGGGCAATGCTGCCGTGAAGCACATACATTCGACAGTGACACACCCGGCCACTAAAGGCGGCTCGCGCTCTAAATCGCCGTGGGGGCCGCAGTACTCACCGCCCGACGACACCAACCTCGAGCGGGCAAAGCACGAAGAACACCGCTATTTCAAACAGATACTGGAACACGTCAACTCTGAGGCGAAAGATATTGTGATTTTTGGCCCGGCTGAGGCTAAATTAGGCTTGAAAAAAGAAATAGAAAATATCAAGCATTGCAAACCGAGGCTGCTGGGAGCGTTTCCATCGGACTACATCACGCAAAACCAAATGGTGGCACTTATGAGGGACTTTTTCCAAAATCCCGAGAAGTACCACAAGGAAAAAGAAGAGGTCTAATTCTGTGGCGCGTCTGCAAAACCTCTCATGGTTTCACAAACGGATTCCTACCTTTGTCTGCGTTCGTTTTACTTTTTTTAAGCGCATGACAAACAATATCTTCTGCCCCCTACTACTGATAGCCCTGCTCGCTGCCAGCTGCCAGCCTGCGGGCAAACCCGCCAAAGCAACTTTCACCCCCCCTCGCTTCCAACTCATACAGACCGACACCTTCCGGTTCAACAACTTCGTGGACTGCAACATGGCGGAGGCTTGGGTGGGCGACACCTTCCGCATTTTTCCCGGCAAATACGGCGAAGACCCTGTGTGGGGTTTTTCCAACGAACTCAAATTCTCCAGCGGCCGTCACGCCGACGAGGCTTTCAGCAATCCCGCATCGGCCTACATCGCGCCGCGCCTGCCGAAAAACGCGCCCGTCGGGCAGCCCGGCCTGCACGGGGCTGTGTGGTTTGAAACTGTTTATCAGGATGCCAAAGACGCGAGTGGCCGCACGCTCTACGCCGTTTATCACAATGAAAACTACCCCGAAACACTGCCCTACGACCCCGCCACTGGCGAAGGCTACATTGACAAAGACTGGCCACTCGGCCTCACGGAACGCATCACGCCTGCGGCAGTGTGTCGCATCGGCATCATGAAATCCACCGACGGTGGCTGGAGCTGGGAGAACAAAGGGCTATTCATAGAGGACAAGCAGCCGCGCATGATTCTCAAACCGCACAACACTTCCAAAACTTTCGCGGGCGGCGTGGGCGACCCTTCCGCAGTAGCGGTGGGCGATTATCTTTATTTGTTTTACGGCGAATACGGCTACCCCGGCACTTATGACGCAGCCACTTACAACCCCGACACCGAATGGAGCGGCCAATGCATCAGCGTCGCCCGCATCGCGCTCGGCGACCTCGACAACCCGCAAGGCAAGGCCAAACGCTGGGACGGCGATGGCTTCAACGCGCCTTGGGACAGCGTGGGCAAGCCCATCGCATCGTTGCAGATTCCCCGCGCGCAAGGCGGCGGCCCCGCCTCGTCGCCGTCGGGCGGCTTCCATTGGGGACCTTCGGTGAGCTGGAATACTTACCTCAATTGCTGGGTGATGCTCATGGGAAAAGTCGTAGGCCAGTCATGGGTTGGCAGTAGCGTCTATATTTCCTTCAACCCGCACCAAGACCTCGGCACTGGCAATAATTCGCAAGACTGGACACCGCCGCAACTGCTGTTCAGCAAACCCGGCCACACGATTTGGTACCCTTCGCTCCAGCCCATGAACACGCCGGAAGACATCGCCAACAAGCACACCTGCCTGCGCCTCGGCAAGCGGGCGCGGCTGTTTTTCAAGTATTCCGACTTGGGGAAATACTGCTCGGAGTATGTCATCGAGTTTGAGAAGTAGCCCCGAATGTCGCGCACGCTCAAAAAAAAGAACACTGAAAAAACCACATGCCCCGATACCGTCGAAACGGCGTTTCACCCTGCAATGGAAACCCCAATCAGCTTCCCGATAAAAAACGTGACCGCTGCCGCCGCCAGCCCGAAAAGCACTTGGCGAAAGCCCGAGTACCACACGCTTTTGCCTGTGAACAGCGTGATGGCCGCGCCTATGAGGAACAACCCCAACGCGCTCAATATCAGGCTCCACGCTATTGCGATGGTTCCGCTTTCAAAGAAGAATGGCAACACAGGCAGTATCGCTCCCACTGCGAACAACAGAAACGAAGACAGCGCCGCTTCCCAAGCAGAGCCTTGCAACTCTTCTGCATTGATGCCCAATTCTTCTTTCACCAACACTTCATGTGCGTGCGCTTTATCGGCGATGGTCGTTTCGGCCAGTCTCCATGCCTCCGCTTCCGAAATGCCTTTTGCCCTGTAGATGAGCGCCAATTCCTTCTTTTCCGCTTCGGGACTCATCTCGATTTCTTCCTGCTCGAGCGCCATTTGGCGTTCGTAAAGCTCCTGCGAGCTTTTCACCGAAATCCATTCGCCGAGCGCCATGGAAAGCGCACCCGCCAACAAACCCGCCACCCCTGCCAGCAGCACGCCCGAGCCGCCCGTGGCACCTGCCACGCCCATGACAAGGCTCATGTTGGACACGAGGCCGTCGTTGCCGCCCAGCACCGCCGCGCGCAGTGCGTTGCCGCCCACTGTTTTGTGCTTTCCTTCGAGTTTGGAAAGTTTTTCGCCGGAGACGCGGCCTTTCGTTTGCAACAGCGACTGCAGGATTTTCACATGATTCGTCTCCGTGCCGGAAACGGGGGCTTG from Saprospiraceae bacterium encodes:
- a CDS encoding CBS domain-containing protein encodes the protein MKNEPIANLMTRNVVTVEIHEPLERAQTLMQQHHIRHLPVTKKGKLVGILSLTDLMRLSFSDHFGALEAEADVAIFRMLGIRHVMKSNPEVIMPDFTVREAAEMLANREFHALPVVDGGAVVGIVTTTDLIRYFLEKMEDGA
- a CDS encoding SDR family oxidoreductase; amino-acid sequence: MKGKSVIVTGAASGIGQATAELFAREGARVVVSDIHEAQGQSVAARIRAKGGEAMFVRADVSKPSDMEKLVGETIKAYGRLDVAVNNAGISGEQSPIADLSIEGWEQVIRVNLSGVFYGMKYQIAAMLKNGGGSIVNVSSILGAVGFAGASAYVSAKHGLLGLTQTAALEYSAQNIRVNVVGPAFIDTPLLSALDEEMKKVVVSLHPIGRLGRSEEVAELIVWLGSDKSSFVSGSYHPIDGGYLSR
- a CDS encoding MFS transporter; this encodes MQRPTIITRNIWMLSLVSLFTDMASEMLYPVMPVYLKSIGFSIVLIGVLEGVAEATAGLSKGYFGKLSDTTGRRLPFVQLGYALSAISKPMLAAFVYPLWVFFARTLDRLGKGIRTGARDALLSDEATPATKGRVFGLHRSMDTLGAVVGPLLALLFLHFYPGQYALLFLLAFVPGLLAVALTMLIREQPKARREGAAAKPGFWDFARYWKNSSTQYRRLTGGLLVFALFNSSDVFLLLKIKEAGWSDATVLGVYIFYNIVYALAAYPLGVVADRLGMKRVFVGGLLLFATVYAGMAFASAQPVFLALFFLYGIYAAATEGVAKAWLTNICERKDTATAIGAYTAFQSICALLASSMIGVIWYAVGPAAAFLVSAVAAALVAVYLSRLQHQPNG
- a CDS encoding VIT1/CCC1 transporter family protein, which encodes MKNKSLENLQTEIDTAWLYDKVAEHEDNPDIANIFRGLAEIERSHAQHFLKQNPGVAMPNPSWRARTLNWVGKVFGYDYLLGVLVETEKSIASAVVAAKNQRQAPVSGTETNHVKILQSLLQTKGRVSGEKLSKLEGKHKTVGGNALRAAVLGGNDGLVSNMSLVMGVAGATGGSGVLLAGVAGLLAGALSMALGEWISVKSSQELYERQMALEQEEIEMSPEAEKKELALIYRAKGISEAEAWRLAETTIADKAHAHEVLVKEELGINAEELQGSAWEAALSSFLLFAVGAILPVLPFFFESGTIAIAWSLILSALGLFLIGAAITLFTGKSVWYSGFRQVLFGLAAAAVTFFIGKLIGVSIAG